From Halorubrum sp. PV6:
CAATCAGGAGATGGTCGGGCGTTGCTGCGGGAGTCAGTTGACTGCGAACTGACCTGCCCATTCCACCGAGAGCAGTATGGCAGGCGAAGCAGCAAGCGTCGCTGTATGTGTCGTCCGATTGACCAACTTTCCTGTTGGAGGGCTGAATACATTGCCTTGGAGTTCACTCACCTAGCAACTAAAAATTGTATATTGTTACTGTACGATCAGTGTTCGACTAAGAACGCTCTGTTGAAATCCTATTGGTCAGATAGATTTTACCTGAAACAGCCGGTCGATGAGAGCTGCGAGTTGACCGGCTAGAATCCTACCAATCCGAGACACTACGAACTATATGAAAAGTCTGACCACCTTCGTTGACGGCGATGTTAAGTTAAGGATGAGGCGGTCGGTGTTCCGAATGGTCTATGTCCGAATCCAACCGCCTCAACGGCTCTACTAAATGGATTGACTTGGAGTTTGTGGAGCGTGAGCGGACACCCTACGAGATCATTGAAACCGGTATTCAGCTCCATCTTGCTGGCCTATCACTTTCGAATACCAAACAGTATCTTGAGAATTTGGGTGTCGAGCGAAGCCGAACAGCAATCCACAACTGGATTCAAAAGGCCGATCTACAGCCAGCTAACGGTGCGAGCCCGAATCGCGTTGCGGTCGACGAGACTGCGATTCAGATCGACTCAGACCGATTCTGGCTGTATGCCGCCGTAGATCCTCGTACAAACGAATTCCTCCACGTTGACGTATTTCCCGTTCAAAACCAACAATTTACTTTGGTGTTTCTCCGCGATCTCAGAGAGAAACACCACGTTGACGACGCGATCTTTCTGGTTGATGCTGGCGGACATCTCACAGCTGCGCTCTCACGTACTTCGCTCCGATTTCAAATTACTCGTCATGGAAATCGGAATGCTGTCGAACGTGTCTTTAGAGAAGTAAAACGACGAACATCCTCGTTTTCAAATACGTTTAGAAATGCGGAGCCGACGGCGGTAGAATCATGGCTCCAAGCCTTCGCCGTCTGCTGGAATCGATGCTTAACTTAACACGACCTTCGGTAACAACTTACAGAAGACAAGACTAGCCACGATACGTGTATTGACCTACACCGGGGAAAAATATATCACTTGTTGAGGATTTCAACAAAGCCTCCCTGTCGATATTCAGTAGCGATGTCTGTTTGCTGAGTACAACCTCTGTATCGGTCACACCGGTACTGACAGACACTGAGTAGGTGGAAGAGGACCTGCTGAATAGAGGGCGCGAGCCTTGTTTAGACGCTCCCGACGGCTGCGGTTAGTTGCTCTCTTGGATGAACTGAATCACTCCAAAAGTAGCTCTCTACCCGATCTCGTCCGTGGGATAGCGACTGTAGAACACGAACTGCACCGCGTCTAAACAAGACCGAGGGCGCGCATCCTGCGACGGATGTCACACCGCAGCCCGCACAATAGAGGGGACTGACAGGAAGTAGTCACGACGGTACAAATAGCCCAAACGGACGGAAAAACCGGGCCAGAGCGCGCCGGGTGTTGTCTCTGATGAACGCCCACGTCCCGATTTTCGACTCGTCAAGGTGCCACTGACCGCCGTCCTTGTAGGCGGTGTCCGCCTGCTCGTGGTAGTTCAGTGCCTCATGGACACGTGACTCGGTCATGTCACAGGCGTCAGCGAGTTCCGGGACCGTCTTCGGGCCGTCCTTCAGTTCCTCGGCGACGAGATGGCCGACCTGCATCGACAGAAACACTTCACTGGAGTCGGCGTCAGCCATCTCGTCGTCACCTGATCGGATGCCTTCCCGGAGGCTATAGAGTGCGTCTAGCATCAGCCAGCCACCGCCGCCGACTCCGACCGCGGCGACGGTGGTGTCTCCCTGCGCCCAATAGGCGACCCCACCGGCAGCTACGATAATGAGGCCGAGCGCGAGTCGGAAGTGGCGTTCATCCAGTCCAGGTAACGGGCTCGCGAGTTCGGCAGACTCACCCACGAGTACGATAGCCGCGACGATGATGGTTTGTGACCAAGTGAAGCCGAACGCGATACCGAACAGTGCGATCAGCCCCACCGCGTAGGCGGCACGACGGACGAGGCTGGTGCCGAGGAGGGGGCCGGTCGAGGACATTACGTGTCAGGAAAGAGCCCAATCGTTAAAACAGTCAGCCCACGGTACCATGGTCGGAAACACTAATGCGGATGTGTCGTTGCTGACTACATCTGTATCTCGCACACCGATCCTATCAGTTCCAAATGTTCTCAACAGGGCCGTTGACGACGGATTTCTGGGAGTCCGCGTCAAACCCCACTCTCGGACCGACCCCCATTTGTGCCGAGGGAGTTAGGTGAGGTGGTTTACATGAGGGCTGGAGCGACGCCGAGGGCGGCAGTCGCAAAAAGAACCGCGACGTATCCGGTAGCGACGAGGAATACCACGCGTCGCGGATGGTCGACGAGGCCCCGACGGTGTCCAACTGCCGCGAGGTAGCCAGTCAGCGGCAACAGCTGGAGGGCGTGGAGGCCGACGAAGTGCGCTAGGCGGAAGTCTCCGACGAGCTGCCAGCCGACGACCGGGACCGTCGGCTCCGCCGTCTCGACGACCCGAGACTGGATCGCGATCATCGCCGCTCCTTCGAACGCGCCAACGACGAACCACCCGATGCCGAGAAGAATGCCCGCGGCGAACGCTGGGTGGACATCGAACTCGTTGTAGCGCGCTCGAACCGCCAACGCGCCGATCGCGACGGTGACGACGACAATTGTAACACCCATGACGCCCCCGATCGCCCCGTCGAGGACCGTCGCCCGATTAAAATGAGACCCAACACCGCGCGCGGCTTGTCCGCCGATAAGGACTATTTCAATGAGGAGACCGACGCTGACGATCCGGGAGACACGGCGGCGAAAGTCCGGGTCAACCGGGAGGTGGACACTGAGCCAGCCGAGCGTCGCGCACACGAGCGCGATCGAGCCGGTGAACTTCGCTGGCTTGAGCCACGCCGGCTCGCCGTTGACGACCATCGGGTCCAAGACGGTGCCGACGGCGAAGGCACCGAACAGGACAGCGTTGATCGCGGCCACGGCGGACAGAACCGGATCGCGGCGCCGCAGCTCTCCGATCGACGTGGCGATCGTTTGCGCCATCGTCCGCAGCGTCGTCCGTCCTCTCGTGGCCGCAGCGACCGACTCGGAGTTCATACTACAGTGTTGCCGGGCGATTCATGTGTGCGTGACCCCAACATGTTGGTACCTGTCCGAAGCGGCAGTAACCAGCATGATCGACGCCCGATTCCGCATTCGCCTTCCGCCGGACCTGTACATCACTGACCTGTCGGAGGCGTTCCCCGATGCGACCTTTCGCCTGCTATCCGGCGTCCACAGCGGCGCCACCGCGAAAGAACTCGGTGAGGTGCTGGCTCGAACTCCTGGGTCGGTCGCAGCAGCGTTTCGCGAACATGAGGCGGTCGACGCGTACGAGGTGTTGGAACGTACCGATGACCGGCTCCTCGCGACGTACGAGACGACCGACGTCGACCTCTACGCATTCGTCGAGTCCGGAGGGTTCCCGCCTGAGTTTCCGATCGAAGTTCGGAACGGGTTCTACGAGTTCGACCTAACTGGTACTCGCGGGGAGTTCGACCAGCTCCGGGAGGCGCTAGAATCGAGCGGTACCGAGTACGAACTCCTCTCAAAGGTAAACAAGAACGGGCAGACCGACTCCTCACACGCCGACAAGAGGAACTCCTCGCCGCCGGCCTCAGAGAAGGGTACTTCGAGGTCCCGAGAGGGTGTACGCTGGCGGATCTCGCCGACGTAGTTGGTGTGGACAAGTCGACCGCGAGCGGGATCGTCCGGCGGGCGCAGGCTCGGCTTATTGCGTGGTACCTGACCGACGTGAAGGCCGAGTGACGAGCGGGTGGGTTCGTCACAATTCTTTGCGCTGATCTACTCTGTTGAATCCTCAGGAAGCGTCCGAATCGGATTACGCTCCAAGCGCGGCGACGACGTCGTCGATTGTATAGAGACGGACATCGTCGCGCTTGCGGGCGGCGTCGTGGATGCTGTCGGTAAATCCACTCCGGGAGAACAGCGCGTATTCGACGGTTCGCGAGCCACCGTCCGACGGCTGCCACCGGAGTTCCTCGACGTGGGTCTCCAGGGATGCCAGCGCGCCGTAGTCGAGCGGCGATTCCTGATATTTACACTCGCCGACGACGAGCGTGTCTTCGTCAGTGAGCCCGACGACATCGATCTCGTGGTCCTGATACCACCACTGCCCAACATCGACGATCGGCGTCTCGTCGTACAGGGTCCACAGGGCCTCACAGCACAGTTGCTCGAAGGCAGGAGCGACGAAATCGGCCAGCTCGGGGTCGACGAGTCGGTCGTAGGCCTCCTCACCGAACTGGTCGTACCGATCCGCACTCCCGGACAAGAATCGGAACCAAAATCGGAACAGGGGATCCCGAAGTCGGTACTGACTCCGCTTGGATCGTTCAGGTTTCTCAGTCACCGGCACATGCCGTTCAATGAGTCGGAGCCGAGAGAGCCGATCCAGATACGTCGACAGCTGGTTGTAGTCGATACCTGTCACGCCAGCAATCTCGTTGCGGCCTGTTGCCCCGCCAGCAATCGCTTCGAGGATCGAGAAGTACCGCGTCGGCTCCGTTAGTTCCATCCGGAGAACGTACTCCGGCTCGTTACGGAGCGATCCGTGACGAGTTAACACCGTCTGCTGGATGTTCTCGCCGAGGGACCGATCGGCGTCGAGTTCCTCGAGGTAGTAGGGAACACCACCGAACACGCTCCACGCGCGAACGGCCTCGTCCGCCGTCGCATCATCCGGGAAAAACTCCGTCGCGGCGTCGAACGAGAGTTCACGGATGTCGAGTGTCAAGGATGTCCGCCCGTATAGCGGACTGTCTCCGAGCAGCGTCGCTTCCTCCATCATGCTGATCGACGACCCGACCAGTACGAACGTCGTCTCCGACTCGTTGAACTCGTGGTCGAACAGCGCCTGTAACACCGACGGGAGGCTCTCGTCCTGTTCAATCAGGTACGGAAACTCGTCAAGGACGACAATCGCGTTCTGGTCGGCTAGATACCGGAACAGCCGCTCCCAATCAGGACGGATATCTTCGATACCAGGAACCGTGTCGGCCGCAGCCTCGACAAACTGTTCCAGTTGGAGCTCCTGCGTCTTCTGTCGTGCCTGATAGAAGACCGCGTTCTCTCGTCCCTCAAGCGCCTTCTTGACGAGTCTCGTCTTTCCCAGCCGCCGCCGCCCGTACACGACAGCGAGATCCGCGGTCTCCGAGTCAAACAGGCCGTGAAGCCGATCTAACTCCTCCGAGCGGTTCACGAAGTCTGTCATGGCGCTGAATTAGTGGGTACATAATAAAAATATTCTGAATAATCATATTCTAGAATATCATATTCACAGATATCATCAGCGAGTGCGGCACAACGATGTTAACCAGATTAACCAAAAATATGCCGGGGGCATACCGAAATGTTGGTTAATCCGGTGATCAAAGGTGACGGCCATCTCGGAAAGAGTCTTGGAAACAGTTTACCACTCCTCAAGATCCGGAGACAGAGTTCGAATTGACGTTTTGTAAAGTCCTTTCTGGAAGTCCGGAAGCGCCGCGCCGTCGCTTATTGAGAGTGTGACGAGTTATCGAGTATGGGAGACCATCCACCATCGAACCGAATGGCGGCCGACAAGCCAACACGGGGGCTGACCGCAATCTGGGCTTGGCAGATCGCGCCGAGCCAGCCACTGAAGAGATGCTGCTGCCGTCACTCGACGACGGCATTACGTTGCTCGACGTAGACGGCGGCCGTGGCGTCCCAATCCTCCAGTCGCTCGTGCTTGACCATCTCCTGTTACACGATGGGCCCGCCTTCTGGGTTGATGCGAACGGCCACGCGACGACGACGACGCTGGCTCAGATCACACCGAGCCAGCGGTTGCTCGACCGGATCCACGTCGCACGCGGATTTACTGCGTACCAGCACTACGGCGCTGTCGATAATCTCCCGACGGCAGTAAACCAAGTCATCCAGAAATCGGCCGCCGTCACCAGCACATCCAGTCGACAGTCATCGACTCATAGCGAAGACTCGTCTCTACACACCCCGTCGCTCATCGTTGCGCCAGCCGTCGACACCCAGTACCGCAGCGACGACACACTCAGCGAGCAGCACGCAGAAACACTGCAAGCGAGAACCCTCGCTCGGCTAGCGACGTACGCCGACAGCTACGACGTCCCGGTACTCGTGACTCGGAGTACGATCGATGAGTTCACAGCAGCGGTTGCGACGGCCGCCGACCACCATCTTGAGTGTGAGCAAACCCGGATGGGGCCGCGACTCGTCGGTGACGAGTTCGAGACACTCATCTATCCCGTTGGTGACGGTGCGTACTACCAGACCACGTTCGCCTACTGGCAACAGCTACTCGCTACGCGGGCGACGCAGGTTGGCCTCGAACCGGCGACACCCCCGTCGTCGACGTCGAGTCCGGCAGGTGTCGGGACAGGCGTGACCGCTGACGGGGAGACGACGTCGCTCACCGCGAGTCCCTTCCTCGATGCGTGGACAGCACCTGGGGGGCGCTAACAATGGGACGCACAAACCCGACATATCGAGATGCGCTGCGGGCTATCGAAGACCGCTGGGCGGAGTTCCGACGGGCGCTCCGTCGTCGCGACCAACCACGCTTCGACCAACTGTTCGAGTACGCTCGCGAACACGCCGACGCGAGCGGGCTGTTGAACCACCAGAATCCACTGGTGCCGGCGCTGTTCAGTATCGATCTCGAACAGGAGGCCACATTAGAAGACCATGAGGAACGTCTCGAAGCGCTCGAACACCGGCTCGACGAACAGCGCATCGATGCGCAAGTATCCGATGAAGAAACCAGCGAGCCACCCCAATGAGTACACTCGCGACGATCGCATTCGACATCGAGACGACGGGGTTTTCGACGACTGACCAGCTGACTGTCGTCGGCTTCGACGCCGAGATCGGCTCACGAGTATTCCTCAATACGGACGGGAGTGCGTGTGCTTCAGATATCGAACAGCGCGTGAACGAACATCTCACTACGCCAGTGACGCTCTCTGTTCATGACGATGAGGACGCGCTGTTGGACGCCGTCAAGACGTTCGTCGATACCACGATCGCACAGCGAGACGTCAAACTCGTAGCCTATAACGGCGAAACCTGGAAAGGCGGATTTGATCTGCCATTTCTTCGAACGCGGCTCAGTCATCACGGACGCGAGTGGCCGTTCGCTGAGTTGCCGTACATCGGCGTGATGGAGGTCTTCTCCTCACGGTTCAATACGAGTGAGAACAGCCTCACTGGAGTGTACGACGAGCTTGTGGCGTCCGGCCACGGCGCAGTCGATCCATTTGGAGAAAGTAGCGAAGCGGTCAACGCGTGGGAGACTGGTGATTTCGGAGCGGTCGTACTCCACAACATCGCCGATATTCGACGTACACGAGCGCTGATGGACGTCGCCGAACGATATTGCTCAAAATCAGACTTTTCGATGAAATCGCTCGACCCAGTGATTAGTGAAGGGTGAATGCGCAGAAACTGTCGAGGGCCTCGGTCACGATCACTTGCTGTATTTGTCTTCAAGAGCGGCTTCTTGCCGAGCCAGTATTTTGACACCCTCGCGGATCCCTTCGGTCAACACGATCCGTCCTAGCTCTGTCAGTTCGTAGTATGAATAAGTCTCTTCAGTCCCCGTATTCGGATCGCGTCGGTTCTTGATGAGTGCGACATCCTTGAGCGTCCGGAGCGGATAGTGGAGCGCATTATCTTCCTCACCAAGTACCATTGACAGTTCGCTGGTGCTGAGTTGATTATTCTCCGCAAGCGCCTCAAGGATCAGATATTGCTTGGGCTTAGACGCCACTTCGTACATTTTCAAGTAATCGACAAGATCGAATAGGCTGTCTTCAGGGAGTTCAACGTCTAGGTCGAACCCGTTATCGCCCTCGTTAGAGTCGTCACGCCGTCGGCGCGAACCGCCGTCAGGAATTGACGGTCGGTCGGGCGAGTTAGTCATATAAGTCAGTTGGTCCCCTACCATCTTAAAATATTTTACTATGGTTGCGGCGAGACCATCCAACTATTTGATCCATCGAGGTGAGTAACTTACAATGGAAGAGCAGTTGATTGTGCTCTGAAAACACGGATCCTGTACCGGTACAAGAACCCGTGCCGACAAGGCTTCTATGGCGGATTTTCTGCGTCGTTGATCCCATCGAATGTTCCATTCGTATAGGCGTATCGCCACCGCTGGAGAATCGCTCGCGTTACAAGGCTTGTCTCAGACACAGCAATACAAGATGGGTCGACAGGACGGCTCGGAGCATCGGGGGGTGAATGGAAGTGTCGGCGCGGCGCGGCGGGTTTTGGATGACAGTCAAACCGAAAATTTCGGTCTCGGGAATCTGTGTAGTGTGCGGCGTAGTTCCCGGTGAGACTCCACCGGACGTCTATCCGGGCGGTTGACGCCGCTCCGACGCCATCAGATAGTTCGACCGAGAGTG
This genomic window contains:
- a CDS encoding ribonuclease H-like domain-containing protein, with the translated sequence MSTLATIAFDIETTGFSTTDQLTVVGFDAEIGSRVFLNTDGSACASDIEQRVNEHLTTPVTLSVHDDEDALLDAVKTFVDTTIAQRDVKLVAYNGETWKGGFDLPFLRTRLSHHGREWPFAELPYIGVMEVFSSRFNTSENSLTGVYDELVASGHGAVDPFGESSEAVNAWETGDFGAVVLHNIADIRRTRALMDVAERYCSKSDFSMKSLDPVISEG
- a CDS encoding ATP-binding protein; the protein is MTDFVNRSEELDRLHGLFDSETADLAVVYGRRRLGKTRLVKKALEGRENAVFYQARQKTQELQLEQFVEAAADTVPGIEDIRPDWERLFRYLADQNAIVVLDEFPYLIEQDESLPSVLQALFDHEFNESETTFVLVGSSISMMEEATLLGDSPLYGRTSLTLDIRELSFDAATEFFPDDATADEAVRAWSVFGGVPYYLEELDADRSLGENIQQTVLTRHGSLRNEPEYVLRMELTEPTRYFSILEAIAGGATGRNEIAGVTGIDYNQLSTYLDRLSRLRLIERHVPVTEKPERSKRSQYRLRDPLFRFWFRFLSGSADRYDQFGEEAYDRLVDPELADFVAPAFEQLCCEALWTLYDETPIVDVGQWWYQDHEIDVVGLTDEDTLVVGECKYQESPLDYGALASLETHVEELRWQPSDGGSRTVEYALFSRSGFTDSIHDAARKRDDVRLYTIDDVVAALGA
- a CDS encoding helix-turn-helix domain-containing protein codes for the protein MERYRVRTPLKGKQERADRLLTRRQEELLAAGLREGYFEVPRGCTLADLADVVGVDKSTASGIVRRAQARLIAWYLTDVKAE
- a CDS encoding IS6 family transposase, whose amino-acid sequence is MSESNRLNGSTKWIDLEFVERERTPYEIIETGIQLHLAGLSLSNTKQYLENLGVERSRTAIHNWIQKADLQPANGASPNRVAVDETAIQIDSDRFWLYAAVDPRTNEFLHVDVFPVQNQQFTLVFLRDLREKHHVDDAIFLVDAGGHLTAALSRTSLRFQITRHGNRNAVERVFREVKRRTSSFSNTFRNAEPTAVESWLQAFAVCWNRCLT
- a CDS encoding MarR family winged helix-turn-helix transcriptional regulator, which produces MTNSPDRPSIPDGGSRRRRDDSNEGDNGFDLDVELPEDSLFDLVDYLKMYEVASKPKQYLILEALAENNQLSTSELSMVLGEEDNALHYPLRTLKDVALIKNRRDPNTGTEETYSYYELTELGRIVLTEGIREGVKILARQEAALEDKYSK